The following are from one region of the Syngnathus acus chromosome 19, fSynAcu1.2, whole genome shotgun sequence genome:
- the sgca gene encoding alpha-sarcoglycan: protein MAVCRSWFLLLTVVSAAHAEIKFNLPAGKFFSYELMRETFQSDFESLSQLYLGRLYDDPMVFKCNLQYFPDLPEWLRFTQRHPFDNGFLYGTPMSTGKSVIEIYAVNKRSYETTRQILVLNVIAAKSPSYQAEFFIKLREIEKVLPPAVQDEIKQDLQKLWDTEALDIVNISNALDRGGRVPLPLAGHFEGVYVKVGSEQKFSGCLLQVQAPEYQRQCATGAKVKVPGECNFCSIPSNCISWCSTELFDLTQMAPSPPAPTLGSGVLEAGEDFEPPKSPEDRDFLPDYLVTIIVPLVVALVLCLLLTYIMCGRREGVDKRNEKTNQIQLYHHHTILDNTDELRSMADHRGVPPPLSTLPMFDSRTGAQATPSDSPRMPLIMAQHDPNVDTMPRK from the exons ATGGCAGTGTGCAGGAGCTGGTTTCTCCTTCTAACAG TTGTGAGTGCAGCTCACGCCGAGATCAAATTCAACCTCCCAGCAGGGAAGTTTTTCTCCTACGAGTTGATGAGAGAAACGTTCCAGAGCGACTTTGAGTCACTGTCCCAGCTCTACC TGGGGCGCCTGTACGATGACCCGATGGTGTTCAAGTGCAACCTGCAGTACTTCCCAGATCTTCCCGAGTGGCTGCGCTTCACCCAGAGGCATCCTTTCGACAACGGCTTTCTGTACGGGACCCCGATGTCGACCGGGAAAAGCGTCATTGAG ATTTACGCTGTCAACAAGCGAAGCTACGAAACCACTCGGCAAATTCTTGTCCTTAACGTGATTGCAG CCAAGAGCCCATCCTATCAGGCTGAGTTCTTCATCAAGCTGCGAGAGATTGAGAAGGTGCTGCCCCCTGCTGTCCAGGATGAGATCAAGCAGGACTTGCAGAAGCTGTGGGACACGGAGGCCTTGGACATTGTCAACATCTCCAACGCGCTGGACCGTGGCGGTCGCGTGCCCCTCCCGCTGGCAGGACATTTTGAAGG CGTGTACGTGAAGGTGGGATCGGAGCAGAAGTTTTCGGGCTGCCTCCTCCAGGTACAGGCGCCAGAGTATCAGCGGCAGTGTGCGACGGGCGCCAAGGTCAAGGTTCCTGGGGAGTGCAACTTCTGCAGCATCCCCAGCAACTGTATCAGCTGGTGCAGCACTGAGCTG TTTGATCTGACCCAGATGGCTCCGAGCCCGCCAGCCCCTACCTTGGGCTCCGGTGTGCTCGAGGCCGGCGAGGACTTCGAGCCACCCAAGTCCCCCGAGGACCGGGACTTTTTGCCCGACTACCTCGTGACTATTATTGTGCCGCTGGTGGTGGCCCTCGTCCTGTGTCTGCTGCTCACCTACATCATGTGTGGACGTCGCGAAGGCGT AGACAAGAGGAACGAAAAGACAAATCA GATCCAGCTGTACCACCACCACACCATTCTGGACAACACTGACGAGTTGAGGAGCATGGCGGACCACCGGGGCGTCCCCCCGCCGCTCTCCACGCTGCCCATGTTCGACAGCCGTACAGGAGCCCAGGCGACGCCCTCCGACAGTCCCCGTATGCCCCTCATCATGGCCCAGCA TGACCCCAATGTTGACACGATGCCAAG GAAATAA